The Dysgonomonadaceae bacterium PH5-43 sequence CATCTATAATAGCAATGCTCATATCATTCCCATTCTCTATGTCTCTAACAATACTAAACGGAGGATATTTTGCAGAAACTAAATTTGCCTATATATTAAATCTCATTATAAATTTCTTTGCAAATATACCATCAATATTATGGGGTATATTAGGTTATTTCAGTTTACGACCTATACTTATTTCGTTAGATATAGGGGTGCAAGGATTAGGTATAATAACTGCATCTATTGTATTAGCTATAATGATAACCCCAATAACAACATCGTTATGCTTAGACCTGATAAACAAGGTACCTTTTAATATCAAAGAAGCTGCATATAGCTTAGGTGCCTCGCCATTTGAAGTTATAAGTAAAATTTGCTTACCTTATTTAAAGAAAGAAATTGTAGCTACATATTTATTTGCATTTGGTAGAATACTTGGCGAAACTATGATTATTGTAATGCTTATAGGTAATAACAACCATTTACCCACTTCAATAGCCGATACGAGCAACACTATGAGTAGTATAATTTTATTTCAGTTTGGCTCGGCAAGCGACCTTAAATTCAGTTCTTTATTTGCAATAAGTTTATTATTGTTTATTATAACAACCATAATTAATTCTATAGTTATAAATATGCTAAAAGGAAGAAAATATGGATCATAATAAAACATATCGCAATATTATCAATAAGTTTTACTTAGTAGTAGTCTGTGTCTTTTCGGCAATCACCCTACTACCTTCATTCGTGATTGTGTTTAATCTGATAAAGAATGGCATTGCTTACATCGACATAGATTTCTTAATAAAAAACCAACCATCTATAACAGAAATTATGTGGCAACGAATAAACAACAGTTCTGTAATTGATGGAGGTATTGCAAATGCCATTTTAGGAACTCTATATATGGTATCAATAGGAATGTTTATCGCTATACCTTTAGGGATATTTGCGGGGATATATTTAACAAACAGTAAGAGAACCATACTTACTAACATATTAAATTATTCTTTTAATTTAATTAGTGTAACACCACATATCATTATAGGTTTAGTTGTTTATTTATGGATTGCTAAACCATTTAACACGTTCTCTGCTTTAGCAGGAGGCTTTTCTATTGCA is a genomic window containing:
- a CDS encoding phosphate transport system permease protein (product_source=KO:K02037; cath_funfam=1.10.3720.10; cog=COG0573; ko=KO:K02037; pfam=PF00528; superfamily=161098; tigrfam=TIGR02138; transmembrane_helix_parts=Inside_1_8,TMhelix_9_31,Outside_32_64,TMhelix_65_87,Inside_88_99,TMhelix_100_122,Outside_123_131,TMhelix_132_154,Inside_155_199,TMhelix_200_222,Outside_223_254,TMhelix_255_277,Inside_278_287) gives rise to the protein MYMDKVFRTILFASAFLSLLLVAGILLSLVIESVPALKHIGLFEFISSSKWDSHYEQEHYGTLSFLIATFVTSIIAMLISFPFSMSLTILNGGYFAETKFAYILNLIINFFANIPSILWGILGYFSLRPILISLDIGVQGLGIITASIVLAIMITPITTSLCLDLINKVPFNIKEAAYSLGASPFEVISKICLPYLKKEIVATYLFAFGRILGETMIIVMLIGNNNHLPTSIADTSNTMSSIILFQFGSASDLKFSSLFAISLLLFIITTIINSIVINMLKGRKYGS
- a CDS encoding phosphate transport system permease protein (product_source=KO:K02038; cath_funfam=1.10.3720.10; cog=COG0581; ko=KO:K02038; pfam=PF00528; superfamily=161098; tigrfam=TIGR00974; transmembrane_helix_parts=Inside_1_12,TMhelix_13_35,Outside_36_82,TMhelix_83_105,Inside_106_117,TMhelix_118_140,Outside_141_144,TMhelix_145_164,Inside_165_203,TMhelix_204_226,Outside_227_256,TMhelix_257_279,Inside_280_291), with product MDHNKTYRNIINKFYLVVVCVFSAITLLPSFVIVFNLIKNGIAYIDIDFLIKNQPSITEIMWQRINNSSVIDGGIANAILGTLYMVSIGMFIAIPLGIFAGIYLTNSKRTILTNILNYSFNLISVTPHIIIGLVVYLWIAKPFNTFSALAGGFSIAFITFPFMTKQTITVLNKIPKGITEAGLALGLNYSSVILRIVIPLAKRGLLAGAFLSISKALGITTPLIITALGSSYVNWDILKPTASLTLSLWNLFNNPNMINFMWATALLLLILITFFYCIGKHLNREWEKKII